In Deinococcus betulae, one DNA window encodes the following:
- a CDS encoding PLP-dependent aminotransferase family protein has translation MTSDVQSGPSSALAQAQAAYADVQARGLKLNMQRGQPADADFDLSNDLLVALGPADTHLDGLDLRNYPGGVAGLPSARALFGAYLDLKPENMVVWNNASLELQSYVLTFALLHGLRGGQPWVGSRPKMIVTTPGYDRHFLLLQTLGFELLTVDMQPDGPDVAAIERLAAGDPTVKGVLFVPTYSNPGGESISAEKARHLAGLNAAAPDFTIFADDAYRVHHLSADPAEQDTPVNLVALCRDAGHPDRAFVFASTSKVTFAGAGLGFVGSSEDNIRWLSGYLNALSIGPNKLEQARHVKFLQGYPGGLDGLMAAHAALIAPKFRAVDEVLAGELGQDGRYARWTSPRGGYFISLDTAEPVADRVVALAEAAGVSLTPAGATYPGGKDPHNRNIRLAPTRPPVAEVYEAMRAVATCVRLATEEHRAR, from the coding sequence ATGACGAGCGACGTGCAAAGTGGCCCCTCTTCGGCTCTGGCTCAGGCCCAGGCGGCCTACGCCGACGTGCAGGCGCGCGGCCTGAAACTGAACATGCAGCGCGGTCAGCCCGCCGACGCCGACTTTGACCTGAGTAACGACCTGCTGGTGGCGCTGGGGCCAGCAGACACCCACCTGGACGGCCTGGACCTGCGCAACTACCCCGGCGGCGTGGCGGGCCTGCCCTCGGCGCGGGCGCTGTTTGGGGCGTACCTGGACCTCAAACCGGAAAACATGGTCGTGTGGAACAACGCCAGCCTGGAACTGCAAAGTTACGTGCTGACTTTTGCCCTGCTCCACGGCCTGCGCGGCGGCCAACCCTGGGTGGGGAGCCGCCCGAAGATGATCGTCACGACCCCCGGCTATGACCGCCACTTTCTGCTGCTTCAGACCCTGGGTTTTGAGCTGCTGACCGTGGACATGCAGCCCGACGGCCCCGACGTGGCGGCCATCGAGCGCCTGGCGGCCGGCGACCCCACGGTCAAGGGGGTGCTGTTCGTGCCCACCTACTCCAACCCCGGCGGCGAGAGCATCAGCGCTGAGAAAGCGCGGCACCTGGCAGGCCTGAACGCTGCGGCCCCCGATTTCACCATCTTCGCCGACGACGCCTACCGCGTGCATCACCTCTCGGCCGACCCCGCCGAGCAGGACACGCCCGTCAATCTGGTGGCGCTGTGCCGGGACGCCGGGCACCCCGACCGCGCCTTTGTGTTTGCCAGCACCAGCAAGGTTACCTTTGCGGGCGCGGGGCTGGGCTTCGTGGGCAGCAGTGAGGACAACATCCGCTGGTTGAGTGGGTATCTCAATGCCCTGAGCATCGGTCCCAACAAGCTGGAGCAGGCGCGGCACGTCAAGTTCTTGCAGGGCTACCCCGGCGGGCTGGACGGCCTGATGGCCGCGCACGCCGCCCTGATTGCGCCGAAGTTCCGCGCGGTGGACGAGGTGCTGGCCGGGGAACTGGGCCAGGACGGCCGCTACGCGCGCTGGACCAGCCCACGCGGCGGGTATTTCATCAGCCTGGACACCGCCGAGCCGGTGGCCGACCGCGTGGTGGCTCTGGCCGAGGCGGCGGGCGTCAGCCTAACCCCGGCGGGCGCCACCTATCCTGGTGGCAAGGACCCGCACAACCGCAACATTCGCCTGGCCCCCACCCGGCCTCCGGTGGCCGAGGTCTACGAAGCCATGCGCGCCGTGGCCACCTGCGTGCGCCTGGCGACCGAGGAACACCGGGCGCGCTAA